A region from the Onychostoma macrolepis isolate SWU-2019 chromosome 18, ASM1243209v1, whole genome shotgun sequence genome encodes:
- the LOC131524396 gene encoding extracellular calcium-sensing receptor-like — MLLFLYTLLLFHHLPTKVNTLCRMMGYPKYPLLSKGGDITIGGIFAVHSKLTLSSFEFTEKPQPLSCSSVNLRDFRMAQIMIFAIEEINRSESLLPNVSIGYQIYDNCGSRLVSMNSTMALMNGHGFVMDTCNGSLIHAIIGESESSATVILSRTTGPFKIPVISQSATCECLSNRKDYPSFFRTIASDYHQSRALAYIVKYFGWSWVGAVNTDNDYGNYGMNIFLNTAQEEGICVEYSVKFYRTEIEKLKRVVDIIKQGTAKVIVAFLTSFEMNNLLEQLSIQNITGLQMIGVEAWITAKSLITPNSFRFLGGSLGFAVRKINVEGFSDYVIKEFWDTAFPCSQAERNSSQYALNCSGYQDLLPLKNYNEDVPEQRYASNVYKAVYAVAHSVHSLIKCRKQERCEKGVAIQPQQVVEALKNVNFTVKFGDHVWFDSTGGAVAQYEIVNWQQDSDGSIQFNPVGYYDASLPPDQRFVLNTENIVWAGGQLEKPKSVCSESCPPGTRKAAQKGRPVCCYNCIPCAEGEISNETDSNNCKQCPGEYWSNAEKNKCILKAVEFLSFTEVMGIVLVIFSLFGAGLTVLVTILFYSKKDTPIVKANNSELSFLLLFSLTLCFLCSLTFIGRPTEWSCMLRHTAFGITFVLCISCVLGKTIVVLMAFKATLPGSNVMKWFGPAQQRLCVLAFTLIQILICVLWLTIYPPFPNKNMKYYQEKIILECCLGSTIGFSAVLGYIGLLAVLCFILAFLARTLPDNFNEAKFITFSMLIFCAVWITFIPAYVSSPGKFTVAVEIFAIVASSFGLLFCIFAPKCHIILFKPEQNTKQHMMGKAPTKLL, encoded by the exons ATGCTTCTCTTTCTCTACACACTCCTGCTTTTCCATCACCTTCCGACAAAGGTAAACACACTTTGCCGAATGATGGGATACCCCAAGTATCCATTGCTTTCCAAGGGCGGAGACATAACTATTGGAGGAATTTTTGCAGTAcacagtaaattaacattatCTTCATTTGAGTTTACAGAAAAACCTCAGCCTCTGTCATGCTCCAG TGTAAATCTAAGAGATTTCCGGATGGCTCAGATTATGATCTTTGCCATTGAGGAAATTAACAGAAGTGAGAGTCTGCTCCCAAATGTTTCTATTGGCTACCAAATTTATGATAACTGTGGTTCAAGACTGGTTTCTATGAATTCAACTATGGCGTTGATGAATGGTCATGGGTTTGTCATGGATACATGCAATGGATCTCTTATTCATGCTATCATAGGAGAATCAGAGTCTTCGGCCACAGTAATTCTGTCCAGAACCACAGGACCTTTTAAAATTCCTGTG ATAAGTCAGTCAGCCACATGTGAATGCCTCAGTAATAGGAAAGATTACCCCTCTTTCTTCAGGACTATTGCTAGTGACTATCACCAGAGCAGAGCACTTGCATACATAGTCAAATACTTTGGCTGGTCTTGGGTGGGAGCTGTGAATACTGACAATGACTATGGAAACTACGGAATGAATATATTCCTCAATACAGCCCAGGAAGAGGGAATTTGTGTGGAGTACTCTGTGAAATTCTACCGAACAGAGattgaaaaacttaaaagaGTGGTAGACATAATAAAGCAAGGCACTGCAAAAGTTATTGTTGCATTTCTTACCAGTTTTGAGATGAACAACCTACTTGAGCAGTTAAGTATTCAGAACATTACAGGCCTACAAATGATTGGTGTGGAAGCATGGATAACAGCAAAGAGTTTGATCACTCCAAATAGTTTTCGATTTTTAGGAGGGTCACTGGGATTTGCGGTGAGAAAAATCAATGTTGAAGGGTTTTCAGATTATGTTATAAAAGAATTCTGGGACACAGCTTTTCCATGCTCACAGGCTGAGAGGAATTCTTCTCAATACGCACTAAATTGCAGTGGATATCAGGATCTACTTCCACTGAAAAACTATAATGAAGATGTGCCTGAACAAAGATATGCAAGCAATGTCTATAAAGCAGTTTATGCTGTGGCTCATTCAGTGCACAGTCTAATCAAATGCAGAAAACAAGAAAGGTGTGAGAAAGGTGTGGCAATACAACCACAGCAG GTGGTTGAGgctttgaaaaatgtaaattttaccGTAAAGTTTGGAGATCATGTGTGGTTTGACAGCACTGGTGGTGCAGTGGCCCAGTATGAAATTGTGAACTGGCAGCAGGACTCTGATGGATCAATCCAATTTAACCCAGTGGGGTACTATGATGCCTCACTCCCCCCCGACCAGCGCTTTGTGCTCAACACTGAAAACATAGTCTGGGCTGGAGGACAGCTGGAG AAGCCAAAGTCTGTATGCAGTGAGAGCTGTCCTCCAGGCACTAGGAAGGCTGCACAGAAAGGAAGACCTGTCTGCTGTTATAACTGCATTCCATGTGCAGAAGGAGAAATCAGTAATGAGACAG ATTCAAATAACTGCAAGCAGTGTCCAGGGGAATACTGGTCTAATgctgagaaaaataaatgtatattaaaggCTGTAGAGTTTCTGTCATTCACAGAAGTTATGGGTATAGTGCTAGTCATTTTCTCACTGTTTGGAGCAGGATTAACTGTGCTTGTGACCATCCTGTTTTACAGCAAGAAGGACACCCCCATAGTAAAAGCCAACAACTCAGAGCTAAGCTTCCTGCTGCTCTTCTCATTGACTCTGTGTTTCCTCTGTTCCCTTACTTTCATTGGTCGGCCCACTGAGTGGTCATGTATGTTGCGTCACACAGCATTTGGGATCACTTTTGTCCTCTGTATTTCTTGTGTTCTTGGGAAAACAATAGTGGTGTTAATGGCATTCAAAGCTACACTTCCAGGAAGTAATGTCATGAAATGGTTTGGACCTGCACAACAACGACTCTGTGTTCTTGCCTTTACACTAATACAGATTCTGATTTGTGTGCTTTGGCTAACAATATATCCTCCATTTcccaacaaaaatatgaaatattatcaaGAAAAAATCATTCTTGAATGTTGTCTAGGTTCTACTATAGGTTTCTCTGCTGTACTGGGTTATATTGGCCTACTGGCTGTCTTGTGCTTCATTCTAGCTTTTCTGGCTCGCACACTGCCTGATAACTTCAATGAGGCTAAATTCATCACATTCAGTATGCTGATATTCTGTGCTGTATGGATCACATTTATACCAGCTTATGTCAGTTCTCCTGGAAAATTTACCGTAGCTGTGGAGATATTTGCCATTGTAGCCTCAAGTTTTGGTTTACTATTCTGCATATTTGCACCTAAATGTCACATCATCCTGTTTAAGCCtgaacaaaatacaaaacaacataTGATGGGTAAAGCACCAACTAAACTATTATGA